One genomic region from Jilunia laotingensis encodes:
- the trxA gene encoding thioredoxin codes for MEKFEDLIQSPVPVLVDFFAEWCGPCKAMKPILEEVKSKVGDSARIAKIDVDQNEQLAAKYRIQAVPTFILFSKGEAVWRHSGMIHASELTGVIEKYTHKD; via the coding sequence GAAGATTTGATACAGTCACCAGTTCCCGTTTTAGTGGATTTCTTTGCAGAATGGTGTGGACCTTGCAAGGCCATGAAACCTATTCTTGAAGAGGTGAAATCCAAAGTAGGAGACAGTGCCCGCATCGCTAAAATAGATGTGGATCAAAATGAACAACTTGCAGCAAAATACCGCATACAAGCCGTGCCCACATTCATACTATTCAGTAAGGGGGAAGCAGTGTGGCGTCATTCGGGAATGATTCATGCCAGCGAGTTGACAGGAGTTATTGAGAAGTATACACATAAAGATTAA